In Deltaproteobacteria bacterium CG11_big_fil_rev_8_21_14_0_20_49_13, the following are encoded in one genomic region:
- a CDS encoding aminoglycoside phosphotransferase, translating into MKETIEKIAGRKIRNVVKLHGDASYREYFRAFLDDGTTRIIMQMPKGRSSVSEEITNFKGVHKEIPFVNIDRFLASLGLPVPKIERYDEAARVMVLEDLGDSLLAGCVKDADRGACEKWYKKAIDLLVNLQKKTFGIKDEAECVALQRSFDPYLLNWEFDHFREYLVEARLGREMEEEDRELFEKETRKITDEITKIPYCFTHRDFQSRNLIVRDNGELSLIDFQDALMGPCIYDLVALLRDSYVELEWGMVEGLAEYYSENGLFKSGSKAVQKWFNLVTLQRKMKDAGRFIYIDRVKKNPNFLQYIPTTLRYIKNALEETYALTHLNTYALCEALKKYVPEWN; encoded by the coding sequence ATGAAAGAGACTATAGAAAAGATCGCGGGCAGGAAGATTAGGAATGTTGTTAAGCTCCACGGCGATGCTTCTTACAGGGAATATTTCAGGGCCTTTCTTGATGACGGCACCACGCGAATAATAATGCAGATGCCAAAGGGCAGATCGAGCGTTTCGGAAGAGATAACCAATTTCAAAGGCGTGCACAAAGAGATTCCGTTCGTAAATATAGACAGGTTCCTTGCATCCCTGGGTCTTCCGGTTCCTAAGATAGAAAGATATGATGAGGCAGCGAGGGTGATGGTCCTTGAAGATCTTGGGGACAGCCTTCTAGCCGGATGTGTCAAGGATGCCGACCGGGGGGCGTGCGAGAAATGGTATAAGAAGGCAATAGACCTTCTGGTGAATCTTCAAAAGAAGACATTCGGCATAAAAGATGAGGCAGAGTGCGTTGCGCTTCAGCGTTCGTTCGATCCGTATCTTCTCAATTGGGAGTTCGATCATTTCAGGGAATATCTTGTCGAAGCAAGGCTTGGAAGAGAGATGGAGGAAGAGGACCGCGAATTGTTCGAGAAGGAGACAAGAAAGATAACCGATGAGATAACCAAGATACCATATTGTTTTACCCATCGCGATTTTCAGAGCAGGAATCTTATCGTGAGAGATAACGGAGAGCTTTCGCTGATAGATTTTCAGGATGCATTGATGGGCCCGTGCATCTATGACCTTGTTGCGCTGCTGCGCGATTCCTATGTGGAGCTGGAGTGGGGGATGGTGGAAGGCTTAGCGGAGTATTATAGCGAAAACGGGTTGTTCAAAAGCGGTTCAAAAGCGGTTCAAAAGTGGTTCAACCTGGTCACGCTTCAGCGGAAGATGAAGGATGCCGGGCGGTTCATCTATATCGACCGCGTAAAGAAGAACCCGAACTTTTTACAATATATTCCGACAACGTTAAGGTATATTAAAAATGCGCTGGAAGAAACTTACGCACTTACGCACCTAAACACTTACGCACTGTGCGAAGCACTAAAAAAATATGTCCCGGAATGGAATTAA
- a CDS encoding mannose-1-phosphate guanylyltransferase — MSRNGIKIKNAIILAAGLGTRLRPLTFRTPKPLLPVGAMPLIDHALYLLKKAGIKNVVINLHHLGGQIKSYVGSGRRYGLKVRYTFEKKILGTGGGIKNAEKHLKGGPFLVINGDVLIDIDLKRVSSAYLKKRPSALMVVRRLKKGEAYAKLDVSKGILKGFGAGKFMFTGVQIFDPIIFKFLKRPSCLIGSGYKKLLEKRLNVATIEHKGRWNDIGTIERYVQEILR; from the coding sequence ATGTCCCGGAATGGAATTAAAATCAAGAACGCCATAATCCTTGCCGCAGGCCTTGGCACGCGTCTGAGACCTCTGACCTTTAGGACACCCAAGCCTCTGCTCCCGGTCGGGGCCATGCCGCTTATCGATCATGCACTCTATCTTCTTAAGAAGGCAGGCATTAAAAATGTGGTCATAAACCTCCATCATCTGGGAGGTCAGATAAAATCATATGTCGGTTCGGGCAGGAGATACGGACTTAAGGTAAGATATACATTTGAGAAAAAGATATTGGGTACGGGAGGCGGGATAAAGAACGCGGAAAAACATCTAAAGGGCGGGCCGTTCCTCGTTATTAACGGGGACGTCCTTATCGATATCGATCTGAAGAGGGTGAGCTCGGCGTATCTCAAGAAGAGGCCGTCGGCGTTAATGGTCGTCAGAAGGCTCAAAAAGGGCGAGGCTTACGCAAAGCTTGACGTTTCCAAAGGCATTCTTAAAGGTTTTGGTGCAGGAAAGTTCATGTTCACCGGCGTTCAGATATTCGATCCCATAATTTTCAAATTTCTTAAGAGACCTTCGTGTCTTATCGGTTCGGGCTACAAAAAACTCCTGGAAAAGCGCCTTAACGTCGCAACCATTGAACACAAGGGGAGATGGAATGACATAGGGACGATAGAAAGATATGTGCAGGAGATCCTTCGCTGA
- a CDS encoding transcription elongation factor GreA: protein MQKMPMTPDGYKKLQEKLKHLKGVERPKNVKAIEEARGHGDLSENADYAAAKEHQAHLSRQMQEIEHAIASAQVIDPAKIESEKVVFGATVKLHDIDNGEEVKYMIVGAYESDISKGKISIESPIARAMIGKFEGDEVKVRAPSGMRTYEILEISFS from the coding sequence ATGCAAAAAATGCCGATGACACCAGACGGTTATAAAAAACTTCAGGAAAAACTGAAACACCTGAAAGGTGTCGAACGTCCGAAAAACGTTAAAGCGATAGAAGAAGCTCGCGGGCATGGCGACCTTTCCGAGAACGCCGATTACGCCGCGGCAAAGGAGCACCAGGCGCATCTCAGCCGGCAGATGCAGGAGATCGAACACGCGATAGCCTCCGCACAGGTCATAGATCCTGCAAAGATCGAAAGCGAAAAAGTGGTCTTTGGCGCGACCGTAAAACTCCACGATATAGACAACGGCGAAGAGGTGAAATATATGATCGTCGGGGCATACGAATCCGACATTTCAAAAGGAAAGATATCCATTGAATCGCCCATTGCCAGGGCCATGATAGGAAAATTTGAAGGCGACGAGGTAAAAGTAAGGGCCCCAAGCGGCATGCGCACCTACGAAATTCTGGAAATATCATTTTCTTAA